The following nucleotide sequence is from Alistipes sp. ZOR0009.
TTCGGGGGCTGTAGGCTATTTTACTCCTGCGGGTGATTTTGATTTTAACGTGGTTATTCGAAGTATTCTTTATAATTCAATTTCAAAATACTTGTCATTTTCGGTGGGTAGCGCAATAACCTTTGGTTCTGAGGCTGAATTGGAGTACGCCGAATGCCTTGTTAAAGCGAAGGCTATATTGGAAGTTCTCGAGAAAAGAACGGTGCACCATAAAGATTAACCAGCTAACTTTATAAAAAAGAGACATGCCTTTTACATTGCGACTTACAAAATTTATTGCGGAACATGAGCTTTTCGATTTTGACGATAGGGTGCTTGTTGCCGTAAGTGGTGGAATTGATTCTACAACTCTTTTGGATGTTTTAGTAAAGCAGGGGTACAAGGTGGCGATTGCCCATTGTAACTTTTCTTTGCGGGGCGATGAGTCGGATGGAGATGAGCAGTTGGTTCGAAATCTTCAGAAGGTTTACGGTATAAAAGGTTACTATATTCGATTCGACACAGAAGCAGAGGCTGCGGTTGCAGGCGAATCTATTCAAATGGCTGCTCGTCGTTTAAGATATAGCTGGTTTAATAGGCTTTGTAATGAGGAGTGCTATAGGTATATTGCTATTGCCCATAACGCCGATGATGTTGCTGAAACATTCTTTTTAAATTTGACTAGAGGTACTGGTCTTAAGGGGCTTACTGGTATAAAACCCAAAACCGGGAGGGTGGTTCGTCCGCTTCTTTTTGCACCTCGAAAAGAAATTGTTGAGTATGCCTTGGGAAATGGTATTAGCTATAGAGAAGATTCTTCAAATGCTAAAGATAAGTACGCTCGAAACAGAATTCGTTTAAATGTTATTCCTGAATTTAAAAAAATCAATCCAGCTTTTAACCTGACTATGTTGGAAAATATTGCAAGGTTGCAGCTGGTTGAAGATCTAATAACACAGGAGGTTAATAATTTTAAGCAGGATGCGATTGTCGTTGATGGAAATGAGCAGCACATTAGTATCCGAAAATTGCGAATTAATAGGAATTCGAGGCTGCTCTTGTATGAGTATTTGAGCTTCTATGGATTTAACAGTAGCCAAATTGATGATGTTTTCAATTCAATAGAAAAGGGAATTTCAGGAAGTCAGTTTTTTGGGCGAGGGTATGTTTTACTTAGAGATCGAGAAACTTTAATTTTGTATCCCGATAAGAAGGATGTTTCTCAGGGATTTTTTGAGATATTTCCAGATAGGGAGAGTTTGAAAATTCCCATAAAGTTGGCTTTTGAGTATTTTGCAAATACCCATCCTTTGTTGATCGAGAAAAGCAGTCGCATTGCAATGTTAGATTACGAGAAGCTGCATTTCCCTCTTGTTTTAAGGAAATGGCAAAGCGGAGATGAGTTTTGTCCTTTAGGGATGAAGGGGAAAAAAAAGTTGAGTGACTTTTTTATTGATCAAAAAATGTCTGTAAATGAAAAGAGCAACCAGTGGTTGCTTTGCTCTGGTAGCGATGTTGTTTGGGTTGTTGGTCGACGAATAGATGATCGGTATAAGATTAGTGAAAACACCCAGACCGTGTATAAAATTAGCAAAATGTCTGACTAAAAACGATGAGCCTAGCCAAATTTGCTAGGCTTTGTTGTTTGGTCGTTTCTCCTAGGATTTTTCCATATGTTTTACTTCATTTGGATCGCTTCATCTTTTATATAGATGTTTAGCGTAATGGAATAACAATCAAATTATAACGTTTATGAGAAAGGTAGTGCTTACAGGTGCTGCAGTACTATTATGTTTGATCAGTTTTGGTCAAACAAATGGTGCGCTTACACCTGAGTTGCTTGGCAAGATCAAGCAGGCATACAACATTAATGATCCATCAACGAGGGCTATTACCAATGCGTTAACCCATAATGATGCAAAAAAGTTGGCCGAAAACAATGCATTTGAAGGAAAGGTTGACCATCTGTTTAAGTACAAGGTAGATGTTTCAGGGATAACCGACCAAAAGAGTTCTGGAAGATGCTGGATGTTCACAAGTCTAAACGTTCTTAGACCTAAAGTTATTGCAGGTCTGAATGTTGGCGAATTTGAGTTTTCTCAAAGCTACCTATATTTCTACGATTTATTGGAAAAATCGAATCTGTTTCTTGAGAACGTAATTGCTTCTGCTAATAGTTCGATGGATGATAGGAGGGTGGAATGGTATTTTAAATCACCAATTGATGATGGAGGGACATGGGCCGGCTTTATCAACATTGTGGATAAGTACGGTTTGGTTCCTAAAAGCGTAATGCCAGAAACAAATTCTAGCAGCAACACTTCCGCAATGGACGCTGTTTTGAAGACAAAACTTCGTGAACAAGGGTTGATGTTGAGAGAAATGGTTGGTAAGATGGCAAAGCCTGCCGAAATTCAATCCCAAAAAACCGCGATGTTAGGGGATATTTACCGCATTTTGGCGCTAAACCTAGGAGAACCACCGGTGCAGTTTCAATGGCGTTACAAGGCAAAAGATGGCTCTATAAGCGAATATCAAACCTATACGCCGCTAAGTTTTTATCATAAGGTTCTTCCTGATGTGAAGGTGTCTGACTATGTGATGATGATGAACGACCCAACTCGTCCTTACTACAAGTTGTATGAGGTGGAAAATTACAGAAATGCTCAAGATGGTCAAAATTGGAAGTACATCAATCTTCCTGTTGAGGATTTAAAGAAAATTGCGCTGGAGTCGATTAAAAACAACGAAGCTGTTTATGGTGGCGTTGATGTTGGTAAATTTTTAAATAGTAGCGAAGGGGTTAATGCTCTTGAAAATTACGACTATGAGGCTCTTTATGGTATGAAATTTCGGATGGATAAGCGTCAGCGAATCCTAACATGGGAGAGTGGCTCTTCTCATGGTATGTCGATTGTTGCCGTTGATGTTGATAAGAACGGTAATCCTACAATGTGGCAATTTGAGAATAGCTGGGGATCTTCTAGTGGCTATAAAGGTTATTTGACTTTTACCGATAGCTGGTTTAGCGAATATATGTTTAGAATGGTTGCTTTAAAAAAGTTTATTAGCCCAGAAATTCTAAAAATAGCAGATCAAAAAGCGGTGGTTTTACTACCCTGGGATAGGATGTTTTAAACTCCATAAAAGCGCAAAAGGAACGAAGTCACATCGTTCCTTTTGCTAAACCTAACCTAAATCTTCAGACACATTTAACACCTAACCTAAAACTTAACCTATGAAAAAACTAGCCTCAACTGATTTCATTACAAAGGTAACTCAATGGTATCCTAAGAGGGGTAAAACTAGGTTAATCTCTATTAAACCTCTAGAACCCTATCGAATTCATAATTAGAACAACAGAAGATCTCTTTATGTTCGTTTTGCTACTTACATATTTTATGATATTCACTTTCTTTTATTGAAATTTTTGACGTTTTAAGGGAACAAACGTTTGAAATTTAATAGTCGATGTTGATTTGTTTGTTGGAATAAAATAATGGACTTAATGCGGATATTTTTTTTTAATGGGGATTTCATTGGTTGGGCTCAAAAATAGAGTCTTTGAAGCGATTTTTAATTCTTAAAAAGTCTTATGTGAATACGAGAGGCAGCCTAAATATTTAGGCTGCCTCGCATATTTATTGGGGTGTAATTATTCTCCAAAGTGGAAAATGAGGGTTTGTTTTAGATCGGGATGTAAGCTGTTGGCCACAGGGCATTCCTTTGCCGAAAGTTCTATTATCTTTTTCTCTTTAGGAGTATAGTCGGTAGGGAAGAATAGCTCAACTATAACTTCAACAACACGTCGGGGGGCTGTTCCCATTACTTTGGTGATTTTAATCTCTGTTCCATCGATGTTAAAGCCATGAGTGCGAGCCGATATTCCCATTATGGTAAGCATGCAGCTTCCAAGGGCGGTTGCTAGCATATCGGTAGGCGAAAAATATTCACCTTTACCTTGGTTATCGATAGGGGCATCGGTAATTATCTTTTCGCCAGAGCGGACATGGGTTGCCTCGGTGCGAAGTTCGCCTAGATACTTTGTTTTTACAGTTTCCATGATGTATTATTTTGGAACTAAAATTATTGAATTTGTATTTATAAACAACGAAAAGGAGGGGCTGTTTAGCCTTTTTAAAATAAAAATGCCGGGCGAACCCGGCATTAAAAACTCTTAGTACAGAGTTTTTTTCAAACAATCTCTATCTATAAAGGCTAATTCGCTATTTGCCAGAGTTGGTTAGATCAACTTCTTTGGCAGTACCATCTACGGTGATGGTTACAATAAAATCTTCTGCTCCATTGCCAAAGTCGGTGATAATAGTGTGGTTGTTAACTTCTCGTTTAATAATACCCGAAACAAACATTGGCCATACTGCTTTTAGGTGGAGAGGTGTGGTTGTTACCTCTGTAAATGCTTGTCCTCTGCGATTTGTTCCACTAGCATCGATGGTAATATCATACTCGTCATCCCAAAAATTGAG
It contains:
- a CDS encoding chorismate-binding protein; this encodes SGAVGYFTPAGDFDFNVVIRSILYNSISKYLSFSVGSAITFGSEAELEYAECLVKAKAILEVLEKRTVHHKD
- the tilS gene encoding tRNA lysidine(34) synthetase TilS gives rise to the protein MPFTLRLTKFIAEHELFDFDDRVLVAVSGGIDSTTLLDVLVKQGYKVAIAHCNFSLRGDESDGDEQLVRNLQKVYGIKGYYIRFDTEAEAAVAGESIQMAARRLRYSWFNRLCNEECYRYIAIAHNADDVAETFFLNLTRGTGLKGLTGIKPKTGRVVRPLLFAPRKEIVEYALGNGISYREDSSNAKDKYARNRIRLNVIPEFKKINPAFNLTMLENIARLQLVEDLITQEVNNFKQDAIVVDGNEQHISIRKLRINRNSRLLLYEYLSFYGFNSSQIDDVFNSIEKGISGSQFFGRGYVLLRDRETLILYPDKKDVSQGFFEIFPDRESLKIPIKLAFEYFANTHPLLIEKSSRIAMLDYEKLHFPLVLRKWQSGDEFCPLGMKGKKKLSDFFIDQKMSVNEKSNQWLLCSGSDVVWVVGRRIDDRYKISENTQTVYKISKMSD
- a CDS encoding aminopeptidase C, which gives rise to MRKVVLTGAAVLLCLISFGQTNGALTPELLGKIKQAYNINDPSTRAITNALTHNDAKKLAENNAFEGKVDHLFKYKVDVSGITDQKSSGRCWMFTSLNVLRPKVIAGLNVGEFEFSQSYLYFYDLLEKSNLFLENVIASANSSMDDRRVEWYFKSPIDDGGTWAGFINIVDKYGLVPKSVMPETNSSSNTSAMDAVLKTKLREQGLMLREMVGKMAKPAEIQSQKTAMLGDIYRILALNLGEPPVQFQWRYKAKDGSISEYQTYTPLSFYHKVLPDVKVSDYVMMMNDPTRPYYKLYEVENYRNAQDGQNWKYINLPVEDLKKIALESIKNNEAVYGGVDVGKFLNSSEGVNALENYDYEALYGMKFRMDKRQRILTWESGSSHGMSIVAVDVDKNGNPTMWQFENSWGSSSGYKGYLTFTDSWFSEYMFRMVALKKFISPEILKIADQKAVVLLPWDRMF
- a CDS encoding OsmC family protein encodes the protein METVKTKYLGELRTEATHVRSGEKIITDAPIDNQGKGEYFSPTDMLATALGSCMLTIMGISARTHGFNIDGTEIKITKVMGTAPRRVVEVIVELFFPTDYTPKEKKIIELSAKECPVANSLHPDLKQTLIFHFGE